In Mycobacteriales bacterium, the genomic window CGGCGGCCCGGTGGCGGATGCGGGCGGCCGGGTTGCGGCCGGGACGGGCGGACGGGTGACGGCCGGGACGGGCGGACGGGTTGCGGCCGGGACGAGCGGCCGGGTTGCGGCCGGCACGAGCGGCCGGGTTGCGGCCGGGACGGGTGGCCGGGTGGTGGCCGGGACGGGCGGCGCGCCCGCGGCGGGTCCGAACCGGGGCACGGGCGGGTGCGGCCGGCGGCGGGGATCCTCGGCTGGGCGCGACGGGCGGGGCGGGCGCGGCGGGCGGGCGACGTTGCCCGGCGAGGGGGTGCGCCGCAGCCCCGCCGCGACGACGGCGGCGCCCGCCACCTCGACGCCGGCGGCGCGGAGCGCGCGCGCGGCCTCGGCGAGCGTCGCGCCCGTGGTCATCACGTCGTCCACGACCACGACGCGGCGGCCGGCGAGGGCCCGGGCGGCGGGGCGGGCGCGGAACGCGTGGTGGAGGTTCGCGGCGCGGTCGGCGGCGCCGAGGCCGGACTGGTCCGCGACGCGGCGCGCGGGCGCGAGCGCGTGGACGGCGGGCACGCCGAGCAGCCGCGCCGCGCGGACGGCGAGGCGGCGGGCGTGGTCGTAGCCGCGGGCGCGAACGGCGCGGCGTGACGACGGCACCCACACGAGCGCCTCGGGTCGCGCGGGGGCCGCGGCGCGGGCGAGGGCGGCGGCGAGCGGGGCGGACAGGGCGAGGCGGGAACGTTCCTTGTGGGCGAGGACGAGGTCGCGGACGGGGGCGTCGTACGCGGCGACGGCCCAGGTGCGCGGGAGCCCGGGCGGCACCGGGACGGGGACGGCGCGCGTGGGCGGGCCGCTGAGGGCGTCCGCGCAGCCCGGGCAGAGAGCGGGGGACGTGGCGGGGTCGGCGGCGGGACGCGCGGCGGCGGGGGGCGCGGTCGCGGTGGGGGCGGCGGCGTTGGGGGCGGCAACGGTCG contains:
- a CDS encoding phosphoribosyltransferase family protein, which gives rise to MIDALLDLLLPRTCPGCGVALPAFRVPRAFLALLTALHLGRPGAARATGPRAAAPTVAAPNAAAPTATAPPAAARPAADPATSPALCPGCADALSGPPTRAVPVPVPPGLPRTWAVAAYDAPVRDLVLAHKERSRLALSAPLAAALARAAAPARPEALVWVPSSRRAVRARGYDHARRLAVRAARLLGVPAVHALAPARRVADQSGLGAADRAANLHHAFRARPAARALAGRRVVVVDDVMTTGATLAEAARALRAAGVEVAGAAVVAAGLRRTPSPGNVARPPRPPRPSRPAEDPRRRPHPPVPRFGPAAGAPPVPATTRPPVPAATRPLVPAATRPLVPAATRPPVPAVTRPPVPAATRPPASATGPP